A window of the Cannabis sativa cultivar Pink pepper isolate KNU-18-1 chromosome X, ASM2916894v1, whole genome shotgun sequence genome harbors these coding sequences:
- the LOC115713651 gene encoding subtilisin-like protease SBT1.7, protein MRKPHNSMELLIHLLQIAVLLSTAFRLCVAAADTQHKQVKKTYIVHMDKSHKPASSDDHLKWYESSLKSVSHSAQMFYTYDKVINGFSTRLTEEEAQQLEKKPGVLSILPEIQYELHTTRTPEFLGLGNSESIFPTSDKVSEVVIGVLDTGVWPESKSFDDTGLGKPPTRWKGECQVGNNFNSSSCNRKLIGARFFAEGYERAFGPVDNKTESRSPRDDEGHGTHTTTTAAGSSVSEASLFGFASGTARGMAATARVATYKVCWVGGCFGTDILAGIEQAIKDGVNVLSLSIGGSLNDYTKDTVAIGAFAAMANGIVVSLSAGNSGPSSGSLSNVAPWMITVGAGTLDRDFPVYVSLGNGQKYKGVSLYGGQPLSDEVLPIVYAQKASNSTNGNLCLPSSLVTEKVSGKIVLCDRGGNSRAQKGQVVKDAGGVGMILSNTESYGEELVADAHLLPTAAVGQKNGDLIKAYLSSEANPTATISKGATQLGVQPSPVVAAFSSRGPNPITPEILKPDLIAPGVNILAGWTGAAAPTGLDNDKRRVSFNIISGTSMSCPHVSGLVALLKAEYPEWSPAAVKSALMTTAYSMYNNGKTIIDVATGNPSTPFDYGSGHVDPVAALDPGLVYDATIDDYISFLCALNYSATEIKIVTNKDYTCDVTKKYNLGDFNYPSFAVPFQTALGSSSSVSSSARYTRTLTNVGAPATYKVKVSSYISSIKILVQPELLSFSEEYEKKTYTVTFTAPSLPSGTTSFARLEWSDGKHIVGSPIAFSWT, encoded by the coding sequence ATGAGAAAACCTCATAATAGTATGGAGTTACTAATTCACCTTTTGCAAATAGCCGTGCTTCTGAGCACTGCCTTCCGTTTATGTGTAGCAGCAGCCGATACACAACACAAACAAGTGAAGAAGACTTACATTGTTCATATGGATAAGTCTCATAAGCCTGCAAGTTCTGATGACCATCTCAAATGGTACGAGTCATCTTTAAAATCGGTTTCTCATTCGGCTCAAATGTTTTACACCTATGACAAAGTAATTAACGGCTTTTCCACAAGGCTGACGGAAGAAGAAGCCCAGCAGCTTGAAAAGAAACCAGGGGTTCTCTCTATCCTACCTGAAATCCAGTATGAGCTTCATACGACTCGAACACCTGAGTTTCTTGGGCTTGGAAACAGCGAATCTATCTTTCCAACCTCAGACAAAGTTAGCGAGGTGGTGATAGGAGTTTTGGACACAGGTGTGTGGCCTGAAAGCAAAAGCTTCGATGACACCGGGCTTGGGAAGCCCCCAACTAGATGGAAAGGGGAGTGCCAAGTGGGCAACAACTTCAATTCTTCAAGTTGTAACCGAAAACTTATTGGTGCGAGATTTTTCGCGGAAGGGTACGAAAGAGCATTTGGACCGGTTGACAACAAAACAGAATCAAGATCACCAAGAGATGACGAAGGCCATGGAACTCATACCACAACCACCGCAGCTGGCTCATCTGTTTCAGAGGCTAGCCTATTTGGTTTTGCTTCTGGCACAGCACGAGGTATGGCTGCGACAGCCCGGGTAGCCACGTATAAGGTGTGCTGGGTTGGTGGATGTTTTGGTACGGATATATTAGCAGGTATAGAGCAGGCTATTAAAGATGGTGTCAATGTTTTGTCATTGTCTATCGGCGGAAGTTTAAATGATTACACCAAAGATACAGTAGCAATTGGTGCTTTTGCTGCAATGGCTAATGGAATTGTGGTGTCCCTCTCAGCTGGAAATTCTGGACCAAGTTCGGGGAGCTTATCCAATGTTGCACCTTGGATGATCACTGTGGGTGCAGGAACATTAGATCGTGATTTCCCAGTTTATGTTAGCCTTGGTAATGGACAGAAATACAAAGGTGTTTCACTATATGGGGGCCAACCTTTGTCTGATGAGGTACTTCCAATTGTTTATGCTCAAAAGGCAAGTAATTCCACAAATGGTAATCTATGCTTGCCTAGCAGTTTGGTTACTGAAAAGGTCTCAGGAAAAATTGTGTTGTGTGATCGAGGGGGAAACTCAAGGGCTCAAAAGGGTCAAGTAGTCAAAGATGCAGGTGGCGTTGGGATGATCTTGTCTAATACAGAATCTTATGGTGAGGAACTTGTGGCTGATGCACATCTCCTTCCCACAGCAGCTGTTGGCCAAAAAAATGGTGATTTGATAAAGGCTTATCTTAGTTCTGAGGCTAATCCAACAGCCACAATCTCCAAAGGAGCGACACAATTGGGAGTTCAACCCTCACCAGTAGTTGCAGCTTTCAGTTCTAGAGGACCAAATCCAATCACTCCAGAAATACTTAAACCAGACTTGATAGCACCGGGGGTAAACATACTTGCTGGGTGGACTGGCGCAGCTGCACCAACTGGATTAGACAATGACAAGAGGCGTGTAAGCTTCAACATCATTTCAGGTACATCCATGTCTTGCCCTCATGTGAGTGGACTGGTTGCCCTCCTCAAGGCTGAGTACCCAGAATGGAGTCCTGCAGCTGTGAAATCAGCTCTTATGACTACTGCCTATTCAATGTATAATAATGGTAAAACTATAATAGATGTTGCTACCGGAAATCCATCAACACCATTTGACTATGGATCAGGCCATGTAGACCCAGTGGCAGCTCTTGACCCCGGTCTTGTTTATGATGCTACTATTGACGACTACATAAGCTTCCTCTGTGCTTTAAATTACAGTGCAACTGAGATTAAGATTGTCACCAACAAAGACTACACTTGTGATGTAACCAAAAAGTACAACCTTGGAGATTTTAACTACCCATCTTTTGCAGTTCCTTTTCAAACAGCACTTGGTAGTAGTTCTAGTGTTTCAAGCAGTGCAAGATACACAAGAACTCTGACAAATGTTGGTGCGCCAGCAACATATAAGGTCAAAGTATcttcatatatttcatcaatTAAAATCTTGGTTCAGCCAGAATTACTGAGCTTTAGTGAGGAATATGAGAAGAAAACATACACTGTGACATTCACTGCCCCTTCATTGCCGTCAGGTACAACCAGCTTTGCTCGTCTCGAATGGTCAGACGGGAAACATATTGTTGGGAGCCCTATTGCTTTTAGCTGGACATAA